A single window of Streptomyces griseoviridis DNA harbors:
- a CDS encoding pilus assembly protein has product MRRPPGGTRERRDGGQVTIEFLGMTPTILVTLVVLWQLVLVGYTFTLAGNAADEAVRAGTAAEGDAPGACRRKGERTLPSAWQRTVTCGPGAAGYFTADVRLKVPVLFPGTVDFPFRVHGHAGAVQEARR; this is encoded by the coding sequence ATGCGCAGACCACCCGGAGGCACGCGCGAGAGGCGGGACGGCGGCCAGGTCACCATCGAGTTCCTCGGCATGACACCGACGATCCTCGTCACGCTGGTGGTGCTGTGGCAGCTCGTGCTCGTGGGGTACACGTTCACGCTCGCGGGGAATGCTGCGGACGAGGCGGTACGGGCGGGCACGGCCGCCGAGGGCGACGCACCGGGAGCCTGCCGGCGGAAAGGGGAGAGGACACTGCCGTCCGCGTGGCAGCGCACGGTCACCTGCGGTCCAGGTGCGGCCGGCTACTTCACGGCCGACGTCCGCCTCAAGGTGCCCGTCCTCTTCCCCGGCACGGTCGACTTCCCGTTCCGCGTGCACGGACACGCCGGAGCCGTACAGGAGGCGAGGCGATGA
- a CDS encoding TadE/TadG family type IV pilus assembly protein, with amino-acid sequence MNRHPHRDRGQVALEYLGFLPILLLVGMAAVQLGLIAYTAQQAGTAARAGARSASLDGSAAEGCAQAVSDWLTGRTRCASSSGGDSVTVTASIAIPSVVPFWHFDQAHRTATMPLDH; translated from the coding sequence ATGAACCGGCACCCGCACCGCGACCGCGGCCAAGTCGCCCTGGAGTACCTCGGGTTCCTGCCGATCCTGCTGCTGGTCGGGATGGCCGCCGTCCAGCTCGGACTGATCGCCTACACCGCCCAGCAGGCGGGCACCGCCGCCCGCGCCGGCGCGCGCAGCGCCTCCCTCGACGGGAGCGCCGCCGAGGGCTGCGCCCAGGCGGTCAGCGACTGGCTGACCGGACGCACCCGCTGCGCCTCCTCGTCCGGCGGCGACTCCGTCACCGTCACCGCCAGCATCGCCATCCCGTCCGTCGTCCCCTTCTGGCACTTCGACCAGGCCCACAGGACGGCGACGATGCCGCTCGACCACTAG
- a CDS encoding CpaF family protein, whose translation MSLRARINSPEENGNRGEDGHLVASYRAKLLEEIDLAEMSSLAAAERRARLERVLGHIISREGPVLSTVERSQLIRRVVDEALGLGILEPLLEDASITEIMVNGPDAIFVERGGRVEQLPLRFPSHDQLMQTIERIVSTVNRRVDESNPMVDARLPSGERVNVIIPPLSLTGATLTIRRFPRSFTLQEMIGLGSLDEHMLYLLAGLVQAKFNVIVSGATGTGKTTLLNALSGLIPGGERIITIEDSAELQLQQAHVIRLESRPPNVEGKGQVTIRDLVRNSLRMRPDRIVVGEVRGGESLDMLQAMSTGHDGSLATVHANSAEDALMRLKTLASMSEVEVPFEALHDQINSAIDVIIQLTRFADGARRITEVAVLDSHGSEPYRLITVARFHARPMTADGRVHGVFEYFPLPRRTAERLYLAGQPVPQAFGVAQSLDQLAVREAR comes from the coding sequence ATGAGCCTGCGGGCACGCATCAACTCCCCCGAGGAGAACGGCAACAGGGGCGAGGACGGCCACCTGGTCGCCTCCTACCGGGCCAAGCTCCTCGAGGAGATCGACCTCGCCGAGATGAGTTCGCTGGCCGCGGCCGAACGCCGGGCCCGCCTCGAGCGGGTGCTCGGGCACATCATCAGCCGCGAGGGCCCGGTCCTCTCGACGGTCGAACGCTCCCAGCTGATCCGCCGGGTCGTCGACGAAGCCCTCGGCCTCGGCATCCTCGAACCGCTCCTGGAGGACGCGTCGATCACCGAGATCATGGTGAACGGCCCCGACGCGATCTTCGTCGAGCGCGGCGGCCGGGTCGAACAGCTCCCGCTGCGCTTCCCCTCCCACGACCAGCTCATGCAGACCATCGAACGGATCGTGTCGACCGTCAACCGCCGTGTCGACGAGTCGAATCCGATGGTCGACGCCCGCCTCCCGTCCGGCGAACGCGTCAACGTGATCATCCCGCCGCTCTCCCTCACCGGCGCCACCCTCACCATCCGCCGCTTCCCCCGCTCCTTCACCCTCCAGGAGATGATCGGCCTCGGCTCGCTCGACGAGCACATGCTCTACCTGCTGGCCGGCCTGGTGCAGGCGAAGTTCAACGTGATCGTCTCCGGCGCCACCGGCACCGGCAAGACGACCCTCCTCAACGCCCTCTCCGGGCTGATCCCCGGCGGCGAACGCATCATCACCATCGAGGACTCCGCCGAACTCCAGCTCCAGCAGGCCCATGTGATCCGCCTGGAGTCCCGCCCGCCCAACGTCGAGGGCAAGGGCCAGGTCACCATCCGCGACCTGGTCCGCAACTCGCTGCGGATGCGGCCCGACCGGATCGTCGTCGGCGAGGTCCGCGGCGGCGAGTCCCTCGACATGCTCCAGGCCATGTCGACCGGCCACGACGGCTCGCTCGCCACCGTCCACGCCAACAGCGCCGAGGACGCGCTGATGCGGCTGAAGACCCTCGCGTCGATGTCCGAGGTCGAAGTGCCCTTCGAGGCACTGCACGACCAGATCAACAGCGCCATCGACGTGATCATCCAGCTGACCAGGTTCGCCGACGGCGCCCGCCGGATCACCGAGGTCGCCGTCCTCGACAGCCACGGCAGCGAACCGTACCGGCTGATCACCGTCGCCCGCTTCCACGCCCGCCCGATGACCGCCGACGGCCGCGTCCACGGCGTCTTCGAGTACTTCCCGCTGCCGCGCCGCACCGCCGAGCGCCTCTACCTGGCCGGCCAGCCCGTCCCGCAGGCGTTCGGCGTCGCCCAGAGCCTCGACCAGCTCGCCGTCCGAGAAGCCAGGTAG